The Xenopus tropicalis strain Nigerian chromosome 7, UCB_Xtro_10.0, whole genome shotgun sequence genome includes a region encoding these proteins:
- the LOC100498019 gene encoding prolactin, with amino-acid sequence MVKEAATCIFSNLWDKGAVAKSKRFQLLLTFFILVPQHDDLIDLVQKLLRSWNQPLQHLALEAPDNMASKVKEVEEHAKILQGGIDRIAGRMQSNLGDDFYPQWFGPLDPRMPKGDSESYALYHLLHCFRRDSNKIDNYLKILRCRMVHASNC; translated from the exons ATGGTTAAAGAGGCTGCTACATGTATTTTTAGCAATTTGTGGGATAAAGGAGCAGTTGCAAA ATCAAAGCGCTTTCAGCTGTTACTCACCTTCTTTATTTTGGTTCCACAGCACGACGACCTGATTGACCTGGTGCAGAAGTTGCTGCGCTCATGGAACCAACCCCTGCAGCATTTGGCGCTGGAGGCTCCAGACAACATGGCGAGTAAAGTGAAAGAAGTAGAGGAACACGCTAAGATCCTGCAGGGAGGGATTGATAGGATTGCTGGAAGG ATGCAAAGCAATCTGGGAGATGACTTCTACCCTCAGTGGTTCGGCCCGTTGGATCCCAGGATGCCAAAAGGAGATTCGGAGAGTTACGCCCTCTATCACTTGCTGCACTGTTTCCGGAGGGATTCCAACAAGATAGACAACTACCTGAAGATCCTGCGGTGCCGCATGGTGCATGCCAGCAACTGCTAA
- the leng8 gene encoding leukocyte receptor cluster member 8 homolog, whose product MSLSKLSDQAFNKKNRKINTVTMDPEKKEKCAAHFHHGDRPRKLPAKPLVLQINNMDHSASENLDWNEIKIVGTSQDITKNYFRLTCAPDPSTVRPVPVLKKSLAMVKADFKNKQDYAFARNQMKSIRQDLMVQGIRTEFTVEVYETHARIALEKGDHEEFNKCQAQLKALYAENLAGNVGEFTAYRILYYIFTENSGDLTTELAHLTKELKADACVAHALSLREAWALKNYHRFFKLYRESPRMSGYLIDKFAERERKAALKAMIKTFRPDLPVSYIQSELAFANEEECQSFLSSLSLVFAGNDASKIDCKLSLAVLPNF is encoded by the exons ATGTCACTTTCAAAATT AAGTGATCAAGCCTTCAACAAGAAAAACCGAAAGATAAACACTGTGACCATGGACCCAGAAAAGAAGGAAAAGTGTGCAGCTCATTTTCACCATGGTGACAGACCCAGGAAGCTGCCAGCTAAGCCTCTTGTATTGCAGATCAATAACATGGATCATAGCGCATCTGAAAATTTGGACTGGAATGAGATAAAAATTGTCGGCACCTCACAAGATATTACTAAAAATTACTTTCGGTTAACTTGTGCTCCTGATCCATCCACTGTGCGACCAGTGCCA GTATTGAAAAAGTCGCTAGCAATGGTGAAAGCAGACTTTAAGAACAAGCAGGACTATGCATTTGCCCGTAATCAAATGAAATCCATACGGCAGGATTTAATG GTCCAAGGAATTCGTACAGAGTTCACTGTGGAAGTGTATGAAACCCATGCACGGATAGCACTTGAAAAG GGAGACCATGAGGAATTTAACAAGTGCCAAGCACAACTGAAAGCTCTATATGCAGAGAATCTTGCCGGGAACGTTGGAGAGTTCACAGCTTACCGGATCTTGTATTATATCTTCACAGAAAACTCTGGAG ATCTAACAACAGAGCTGGCACACCTGACAAAAGAACTGAAGGCCGATGCCTGTGTTGCACACGCACTCTCACTTAGAGAAGCATGGGCTCTTAAAAATTACCATCGCTTTTTCAAGCTCTACAGAGAATCTCCACGAATGTCTGGGTATCTCATCGATAAGTTTGCCGAGAGGGAGAGAAAAGCTGCCCTTAAGGCCATGATTAAAAC TTTTCGGCCGGATCTCCCAGTTTCCTACATTCAGTCAGAACTGGCCTTCGCGAATGAGGAAGAGTGCCAGAGTTTCCTGTCTTCTCTATCTCTGGTGTTTGCAGGGAACGACGCCAGCAAGATCGATTGCAAGCTGAGCTTGGCGGTCTTGCCAAACTTCTAA
- the LOC100497569 gene encoding galactoside 2-alpha-L-fucosyltransferase 2, producing the protein MWTANPLGRLGNLMMEYATLYALAKLNGHQAYLVPKMHEQLSQMFRITLPVLHSEVAQRIKWKVVGIHHWMHPEYKHIQGDYVKLSGYPCSWTFFHHIQEEILREFTFHDFIAAETNAYLYKVQGDRKNVTFIGVHVRRGDYVKIMPGRLAVVGDEAYFKKAMDYFRAKYENPFFIITSNGMDWCKENIDNSTGDVHFAGDGKEGSPIRDFSLLAHCNHTIMSIGTFGFWAGYLVGGETVYLANFSLPESHSYKTFKFENFYLPDWIGIPADLSSLRKKTP; encoded by the coding sequence ATGTGGACAGCAAACCCATTGGGGCGTTTAGGAAATCTGATGATGGAATATGCAACCCTCTATGCTCTTGCAAAGCTAAATGGTCACCAAGCTTACCTTGTTCCTAAAATGCACGAGCAGCTATCACAAATGTTCAGAATCACCCTGCCTGTGTTGCACAGTGAGGTTGCTCAAAGGATAAAGTGGAAGGTCGTCGGGATTCATCACTGGATGCACCCAGAGTATAAACACATCCAAGGAGATTATGTTAAACTCAGTGGCTACCCTTGCTCATGGACTTTCTTCCATCACATCCAGGAGGAGATTCTCCGGGAATTCACGTTCCATGACTTTATTGCAGCGGAGACCAATGCCTACCTCTACAAAGTACAGGGAGATAGGAAAAATGTCACCTTCATTGGCGTTCATGTCCGCAGGGGAGACTATGTTAAGATTATGCCTGGCAGATTAGCGGTCGTCGGTGACGAGGCCTACTTCAAAAAGGCCATGGACTACTTCAGAGCAAAGTATGAAAACCCTTTCTTTATTATAACCAGTAATGGCATGGATTGGTGCAAGGAGAATATTGATAATTCCACTGGGGATGTTCACTTTGCTGGAGATGGGAAAGAAGGTTCCCCTATCAGAGACTTTTCCCTTCTTGCTCACTGTAACCACACTATTATGAGCATAGGGACATTTGGCTTCTGGGCAGGATACTTGGTGGGAGGAGAGACAGTTTATCTTGCAAATTTCAGTTTACCAGAATCACATTCTTACAAAACattcaagtttgaaaatttttatCTTCCTGACTGGATTGGGATTCCTGCAGACCTGTCTTCTCTCAGAAAAAAGACACCATAA